A portion of the Chlamydia avium 10DC88 genome contains these proteins:
- the sdhB gene encoding succinate dehydrogenase iron-sulfur subunit yields the protein MDLPETFILKIYRGTPGKQYWDSFELPLHPGENIISALMEIEKRPVNVLGETVNPVVWEQGCLEEVCGSCALLVNGVPRQACTALIQEYILATKSREITLAPLTKFPLIRDLIVDRTRMFENLKQIHGWVATETQGETFGVKVSREQQELLYALSMCMTCGCCTEACPQVNKRKKFMGPAAIAQVRYFHTYPGDQQKDKRLRVLMSKHGIEGCGQAHNCVRVCPKKLPLTESISAMGREVSKYSLKLLFRTLFKRKKK from the coding sequence ATGGATCTTCCTGAAACTTTTATATTGAAAATTTATCGAGGAACTCCAGGAAAGCAATATTGGGATAGTTTTGAGCTTCCTCTACATCCAGGTGAGAACATCATCAGTGCTCTTATGGAAATTGAAAAACGTCCTGTTAATGTTCTTGGTGAGACTGTGAATCCTGTTGTTTGGGAACAAGGGTGTTTAGAGGAAGTCTGTGGATCGTGTGCTTTATTAGTGAATGGTGTACCACGACAAGCATGTACTGCATTAATACAGGAATATATCTTGGCTACGAAGTCTCGAGAAATCACTTTGGCACCATTAACTAAATTTCCTTTAATTCGTGATCTTATAGTTGATAGAACCCGAATGTTTGAAAACTTAAAACAAATTCATGGGTGGGTAGCCACGGAAACGCAAGGAGAAACCTTTGGCGTTAAAGTTTCTCGTGAACAACAAGAACTTTTATATGCGTTATCTATGTGTATGACATGTGGATGTTGCACAGAAGCTTGCCCACAAGTTAATAAACGTAAGAAATTTATGGGACCAGCAGCTATTGCTCAGGTACGATATTTCCATACATATCCTGGAGATCAACAAAAAGATAAACGATTAAGAGTGCTTATGAGTAAGCATGGCATTGAGGGCTGTGGTCAGGCACATAATTGTGTTCGTGTGTGTCCTAAGAAGTTACCTTTAACAGAAAGTATTTCTGCTATGGGGAGGGAAGTATCGAAATATTCATTAAAACTGTTATTTCGCACGCTTTTTAAACGTAAGAAAAAATAG
- the sdhA gene encoding succinate dehydrogenase flavoprotein subunit, producing MGQSNVIVVGGGLAGLSAAMKLADHGICVHLVSLTKVKRSHSVCAQGGINAALNLHSEEEDTPYIHAYDTIKGGDFLADQPPVLEMCLAAPRIIRMLDSFGCPFNRTAQGSLDVRRFGGTLYHRTVFCGASTGQQLMYTLDEQVRRREHLGKIFKYENHEFMRLIVNGAGRACGIVLMNLFNHRLETLQGDAIIFATGGPGVIFKMSTNSTFCTGAANGRLFMQGMIYANPEFIQIHPTAIPGIDKLRLISESVRGEGGRIWVPGDASKTITFPDGSQRPCGKTGEPWYFLEEMYPAYGNLVSRDVGARAILQVCEAGLGIDGRMEVFLDVTHLSSERRHKLEVVLDIYRKFTGEDPNHVPMRIFPAVHYSMGGAWVDWPAADDLDRDSRFRQMTNIPGCFNCGESDFQYHGANRLGANSLLSCLFSGLVAGDEAARFISAFGSCSSQSGDFTDALQQEKEENKRLLSQGGGENIFILHEEMAKLMVRNVTVKRNNKDLQATLDQLKLLRERLQRVSVHDSSKFANKTFHFVRQMRPMIELALAITKGAFLRNEFRGSHYKEEFPNRDDTHWLKTTLASYSFDEPEISYVPVDTRHVQPTLRDYTQSSTGDIALMNVPKNICLPI from the coding sequence ATGGGACAGAGTAATGTCATTGTAGTAGGGGGAGGATTAGCAGGATTATCAGCTGCTATGAAGTTAGCAGATCATGGTATTTGTGTTCATTTAGTATCCTTGACGAAAGTAAAACGGTCGCACTCTGTTTGTGCTCAAGGGGGAATTAACGCTGCGTTAAACCTGCATTCTGAAGAAGAAGATACTCCCTATATTCATGCCTATGACACAATTAAAGGAGGAGATTTTCTCGCAGATCAGCCTCCAGTTTTGGAAATGTGTTTAGCTGCACCCAGAATTATTCGTATGTTGGATAGTTTTGGCTGCCCTTTTAATCGTACTGCTCAAGGATCTTTAGATGTACGTCGTTTCGGAGGTACCCTATATCATCGTACAGTATTTTGCGGTGCTTCTACAGGACAACAATTGATGTATACCTTGGATGAGCAAGTACGTCGTCGTGAGCATCTAGGAAAGATTTTTAAATATGAAAATCATGAATTTATGCGTTTAATAGTTAACGGTGCTGGGCGGGCTTGTGGCATTGTTTTGATGAATTTGTTTAATCATCGGTTAGAAACTCTGCAAGGAGATGCTATTATCTTTGCTACCGGGGGGCCTGGAGTGATTTTCAAAATGTCAACAAACTCGACATTTTGTACAGGAGCAGCAAATGGACGATTATTTATGCAGGGAATGATATACGCTAATCCTGAATTTATTCAGATTCATCCTACAGCAATTCCAGGAATTGATAAGCTTAGATTAATATCTGAGTCTGTGCGAGGTGAAGGGGGACGTATTTGGGTTCCTGGAGATGCCTCAAAAACAATTACTTTCCCTGATGGTTCTCAGCGCCCTTGTGGAAAAACAGGAGAACCCTGGTATTTCTTAGAAGAGATGTATCCTGCTTATGGAAACTTGGTAAGTCGTGATGTTGGAGCACGCGCTATATTACAAGTGTGTGAAGCAGGATTAGGAATTGATGGGCGAATGGAGGTCTTTTTAGATGTTACTCATTTATCTTCAGAAAGGCGACATAAACTTGAGGTCGTATTAGATATCTACAGAAAATTTACTGGAGAAGATCCCAATCATGTACCAATGAGAATTTTCCCTGCCGTTCATTATTCTATGGGTGGGGCTTGGGTAGATTGGCCCGCCGCTGATGATCTCGATCGTGATAGCCGATTTCGCCAGATGACAAATATCCCCGGTTGTTTTAATTGTGGGGAGTCAGATTTTCAATATCATGGAGCAAATCGTTTAGGAGCAAATTCATTACTTTCATGTTTATTTTCTGGATTAGTGGCTGGAGATGAGGCAGCACGATTTATTTCTGCATTTGGCTCATGTTCTTCACAATCAGGAGATTTTACTGATGCTTTGCAACAAGAAAAAGAAGAAAATAAGCGTTTGTTATCCCAAGGTGGGGGAGAAAATATTTTCATTTTACATGAGGAAATGGCCAAGCTCATGGTGAGAAATGTGACAGTAAAACGTAATAATAAAGATCTTCAAGCTACTCTAGATCAATTAAAGTTATTACGAGAACGGTTGCAAAGAGTTTCTGTACATGACTCATCAAAATTTGCGAATAAAACATTTCATTTTGTGCGTCAAATGAGACCAATGATAGAACTTGCTTTGGCAATTACTAAAGGAGCTTTTTTACGTAATGAGTTTAGGGGATCACATTATAAAGAAGAATTCCCAAATCGTGATGATACACATTGGTTAAAGACAACATTAGCTTCATATTCTTTTGATGAACCTGAAATTTCTTATGTTCCTGTAGATACACGGCATGTACAACCCACACTGAGGGATTATACGCAATCCTCAACAGGAGATATTGCGCTTATGAATGTTCCCAAGAACATTTGTTTACCCATATAA
- a CDS encoding succinate dehydrogenase cytochrome b558 subunit: MNDSDSREINCEITQKSRQNYVSFILRCVHSLAGVVFTLFLCEHIFTNMLASSYFREGSGFVRLVNSFHRLPGLKVIEIVCLALPFLCHTVIGILYLFQASPNSGVSRGSKPALFYARNIAYTWQRRTAWILLFGLIFHIVQFRFICYPIHVELHGQTYYGVRIHPERYSVIVRGTHGMFTVNFSDPQHHTLRLDISDFEGDQVSRLSTHPYLLTPSIGTAFLYTVRNALGSLWMAIFYTLLVIAAAFHGFNGLWTFSSRWGIIIPSRLQTLLRNLCYCAMVVIIAMGVSMIWNIYNMA, encoded by the coding sequence ATGAATGATAGCGATAGTAGAGAAATCAATTGTGAAATTACTCAGAAGTCTCGACAGAACTACGTGAGCTTTATACTACGTTGCGTACATTCTTTGGCCGGAGTAGTATTCACTTTGTTTCTTTGCGAGCATATTTTTACTAATATGTTAGCTTCTTCTTATTTCCGAGAAGGTTCAGGCTTTGTCCGTCTGGTCAATAGTTTTCATCGTCTTCCCGGATTGAAAGTAATAGAAATCGTGTGTTTGGCATTACCTTTTTTATGCCACACAGTCATAGGTATACTGTATCTTTTCCAAGCATCTCCTAATTCAGGAGTTTCTCGAGGAAGTAAGCCAGCGTTATTCTATGCTAGGAATATTGCTTATACTTGGCAAAGAAGAACAGCATGGATCCTACTTTTTGGATTGATTTTCCACATTGTACAGTTTCGTTTTATTTGTTACCCCATTCATGTAGAATTGCATGGGCAAACTTATTACGGTGTTAGGATTCATCCTGAAAGATATTCTGTCATAGTACGTGGGACTCATGGAATGTTTACAGTAAATTTTTCTGATCCTCAGCACCATACTTTGCGTTTAGATATTAGTGATTTTGAAGGTGACCAAGTTTCTCGTTTATCAACACATCCTTACCTTCTTACACCAAGTATAGGTACAGCTTTTCTATATACAGTTCGCAATGCTTTAGGATCTTTATGGATGGCAATTTTTTATACATTACTTGTAATTGCTGCTGCATTTCATGGATTTAATGGATTATGGACATTTAGTTCTCGGTGGGGAATCATCATTCCCTCGCGCTTACAAACATTGTTACGTAATTTGTGTTATTGTGCCATGGTTGTAATTATTGCTATGGGGGTGAGTATGATTTGGAATATATATAATATGGCATAG
- a CDS encoding TatD family hydrolase, which yields MSLADAHVHLSDAAFCEDVDAVIARARDSGISLVVNVTTTKEELDTSFIYAERFPHMRFCHVAGTPPQDAQNAIEEDFRYFRDVAHTGRLSAIGEVGLDYFFANTENARERQKEVLRQYLSLALECSLPLVVHCRAAFSDFFSILDQYYHHDARSCPGMLHCFTGTLDEAKELLVRGWFVSISGIVTFKNAQNLRDLVAELPLDHLLVETDAPFLAPTPLRGKKNEPAYITHTLETIAAIHNMSVKELIDIAYANVLRFLRGVRN from the coding sequence ATGAGTTTAGCTGACGCACACGTGCATCTTTCGGACGCCGCTTTTTGTGAAGATGTAGATGCTGTGATCGCTAGAGCCAGGGATTCGGGAATTTCCCTTGTAGTGAATGTAACAACAACGAAAGAGGAGCTTGATACATCGTTTATTTATGCTGAGAGATTCCCGCATATGCGCTTTTGTCATGTTGCAGGGACTCCACCGCAAGATGCTCAGAATGCTATAGAAGAGGATTTTCGTTATTTTCGCGATGTTGCCCACACGGGAAGACTCTCTGCTATTGGCGAAGTAGGGCTGGATTATTTTTTTGCAAATACTGAAAATGCCCGAGAGAGACAAAAAGAAGTTCTCCGCCAGTATTTATCCTTAGCGTTAGAGTGTTCCCTACCTCTTGTTGTTCATTGTCGCGCTGCTTTTTCTGATTTTTTTTCCATATTAGATCAGTATTATCACCATGATGCTCGTTCTTGCCCAGGAATGTTACATTGCTTTACCGGGACATTAGATGAAGCAAAAGAATTACTTGTTCGCGGGTGGTTCGTGTCTATTAGCGGTATTGTTACTTTTAAAAATGCTCAGAATTTACGCGATCTTGTTGCTGAACTTCCTCTTGATCATTTGCTTGTAGAAACAGATGCGCCTTTTCTTGCTCCTACGCCTTTACGGGGTAAGAAAAATGAACCTGCTTATATAACACATACCTTGGAAACTATTGCAGCGATTCATAATATGAGCGTTAAGGAGCTAATAGATATTGCTTATGCAAATGTTTTGCGTTTCCTTCGAGGTGTTAGAAATTAA
- a CDS encoding thioredoxin family protein encodes MNKIKKYFQIILATAFFLLPISMSTLRAQEKGNQEEGGASLIAAGSHIPRGKQFSVGIRISGPEGSHIYWKNPGEVGSPLKIHWNLPEGFVVNEEHWPAPQVFEEEGTTYFGYDSTVFIVADICSPESAEGENAVIQAHVEWLACNDSCIPGKADLQLSLPYGESNSIISSDNVNNARDFAQTLQLRPRVFEEGQQVVLRKSHDGKIIINIPVSSEAEKAWFISEKADRIFAYSEEEAIKDGVQTQWKLKVKAKDSVVQGNQELEGILLLTDRMGQQLESFTIRGHIAADSTTQSSGILGFATILVMAFLGGLFLNIMPCVLPLITLKVYGLIKSAGEQRSSVIKNGLCYTLGVVGCFWALAGVAFLLKTLGHNIGWGFQLQEPMFVATLMIIFFLFALSSLGLFEVGTMFTNLGGKLQPAETGGLRNRAISSLCNGILATLVTTPCTGPFLGSVLGLVMSLAFTRQLLIFTAIGLGMALPYLIFAIFPRMLVLLPKPGSWMSVFKQLTGFMLLGTVTWLAWIFGSETSTTALIVLLSGLWLSGFGAWILGKWGTPVSPRKIRTVASTLFFGCILGALSLGFVASRYFVEIHNPTIEDGTWQSFSLTKLEKLRKEGHAVFVNFTAKWCLTCQMNKHVLYAHTVQEMFKQHGVITLEADWTRQDPGITEELARLGRASVPSYVYYPPNQEEPIVLPEKITQTVIENILLSNR; translated from the coding sequence TTGAATAAAATCAAAAAGTATTTTCAAATTATCCTGGCAACAGCATTCTTTTTATTGCCTATATCTATGAGTACTTTACGCGCTCAAGAAAAAGGGAATCAAGAAGAAGGAGGAGCCAGCTTGATTGCTGCGGGTTCTCATATTCCTCGAGGAAAGCAATTCAGTGTAGGAATACGTATTTCTGGACCTGAGGGTAGTCATATTTATTGGAAAAACCCCGGTGAGGTAGGAAGCCCTCTAAAGATTCATTGGAATCTACCCGAAGGATTTGTTGTTAATGAGGAGCATTGGCCCGCGCCTCAGGTTTTTGAGGAAGAGGGAACAACGTATTTCGGTTATGACAGCACCGTGTTTATTGTTGCAGATATATGTTCTCCTGAGTCAGCAGAGGGAGAGAATGCAGTAATACAAGCACACGTAGAATGGTTGGCATGCAATGATAGCTGTATTCCCGGTAAAGCAGATCTACAATTATCCCTACCTTATGGCGAGAGCAACAGTATCATTTCCTCTGATAACGTGAATAATGCAAGAGATTTTGCTCAAACCCTACAGTTGCGTCCTCGTGTTTTTGAAGAAGGGCAGCAAGTAGTGTTAAGGAAAAGTCACGATGGAAAGATCATCATTAATATTCCGGTTTCTAGTGAAGCTGAAAAGGCATGGTTCATATCTGAAAAAGCAGATAGAATTTTTGCTTATTCCGAAGAAGAAGCTATAAAAGATGGTGTTCAGACTCAGTGGAAACTCAAGGTAAAGGCAAAAGATAGTGTTGTTCAGGGAAATCAAGAATTAGAAGGCATCTTGTTACTCACAGATCGAATGGGGCAGCAATTAGAATCTTTTACTATTCGTGGTCATATTGCTGCAGATTCTACAACACAAAGTTCGGGAATCTTAGGTTTTGCAACTATTTTGGTCATGGCATTTTTAGGAGGCCTCTTTTTAAATATTATGCCTTGCGTGCTGCCTTTGATTACTCTTAAAGTATACGGATTAATTAAATCTGCTGGAGAACAACGTTCTTCAGTCATTAAGAATGGCCTATGCTATACTCTAGGTGTTGTGGGATGTTTTTGGGCACTGGCCGGAGTTGCTTTTCTTTTAAAAACATTAGGGCATAACATCGGTTGGGGATTCCAACTACAAGAACCAATGTTTGTAGCGACCTTAATGATTATCTTTTTCCTTTTTGCTCTTAGTTCTCTTGGTTTATTTGAAGTAGGGACAATGTTTACAAATTTAGGAGGAAAACTACAACCTGCGGAAACTGGTGGTCTAAGAAATAGGGCTATAAGCTCTTTATGTAATGGTATTCTTGCTACATTAGTAACAACTCCTTGTACGGGACCGTTTTTAGGTTCAGTATTAGGGCTAGTTATGTCTTTAGCATTTACTCGTCAGTTGCTTATATTTACTGCTATTGGTTTGGGGATGGCTTTGCCTTATCTCATATTTGCGATTTTCCCTAGAATGCTTGTCTTGCTTCCTAAACCAGGAAGTTGGATGAGTGTATTCAAGCAGCTTACAGGTTTTATGCTTTTGGGAACAGTAACGTGGTTGGCATGGATTTTTGGCTCAGAAACAAGTACAACAGCATTGATTGTTTTATTATCGGGCTTATGGTTGTCTGGATTCGGAGCATGGATCCTAGGGAAGTGGGGGACTCCCGTATCTCCTAGGAAAATTAGAACAGTAGCTTCAACGTTATTTTTCGGATGTATTTTAGGGGCATTATCTTTAGGTTTTGTTGCCTCTCGTTATTTTGTGGAGATTCACAATCCCACTATAGAAGATGGAACATGGCAGTCATTTTCTTTAACGAAACTTGAAAAGTTGCGTAAGGAAGGCCATGCAGTATTTGTAAACTTTACTGCTAAGTGGTGCTTAACATGCCAAATGAATAAACATGTGTTATATGCTCATACGGTGCAGGAAATGTTTAAACAGCACGGCGTGATCACTTTAGAAGCTGACTGGACACGCCAGGATCCTGGAATCACAGAAGAACTTGCACGATTAGGGCGAGCTAGTGTTCCTTCCTATGTATATTATCCTCCGAATCAAGAGGAACCTATTGTATTGCCAGAGAAAATAACACAAACTGTTATCGAGAACATACTCCTTTCGAATCGCTGA
- a CDS encoding ExbD/TolR family protein: protein MKRTIIEDVEEESNVNLTPLIDIVFVILMAFMITMPLIRLDSITLAPGTEKHEALEKDETSTTVIKVFADCTISLNDQILSLRELKTQLTLLHQQYPQRIPLLLQDGNTPFKVYQEVKAIVESAGFHELHIALKS, encoded by the coding sequence ATGAAGCGAACTATCATCGAAGATGTTGAAGAAGAATCTAATGTAAACCTCACACCACTTATTGATATTGTTTTTGTTATTTTAATGGCATTTATGATTACCATGCCTTTAATACGATTAGATTCAATCACCCTAGCTCCTGGAACAGAGAAACATGAAGCACTTGAAAAAGATGAAACATCAACAACTGTTATCAAGGTATTTGCCGACTGTACAATATCGTTAAATGATCAGATACTTTCTTTAAGAGAACTAAAAACACAACTCACACTTTTACATCAACAATACCCACAGAGAATTCCCTTACTCTTACAAGACGGAAATACTCCTTTTAAAGTATATCAAGAGGTAAAAGCAATTGTAGAGTCTGCGGGATTTCATGAACTTCACATAGCTTTAAAAAGCTAA
- a CDS encoding inclusion-associated protein: MNTFFSHFFLAALIHGACIALLIYSPGKTKHLKLHPFKEKLVFIHEPPTPVQSTQSTAAQKHETSIPQSPPKKQTKNSSENKPISTPPKDKEKPKCQSQQTERLENTTKQVITQNKQLKTIADLTKKLSDHLEDSSSHLNLALPKHDKMPLPISETQEEELCQLLREYIVLPISGEIRLKLILTPQGRVYECVILSPISEAEKQFILTRMSEIPFTKFLDKYKISKNIVFHIKLLSNES, from the coding sequence ATGAATACGTTTTTTTCTCATTTTTTTCTTGCAGCTTTAATTCACGGAGCATGTATCGCTCTTTTAATTTATTCTCCTGGGAAAACAAAACACCTGAAATTACACCCTTTTAAAGAAAAATTAGTTTTTATTCATGAACCTCCAACCCCTGTACAATCTACCCAATCTACAGCTGCTCAAAAACACGAGACATCTATCCCTCAGTCTCCTCCTAAGAAACAAACCAAAAATTCCTCGGAGAACAAGCCGATTTCGACTCCACCCAAAGACAAAGAAAAACCTAAATGTCAATCTCAACAAACAGAAAGACTAGAAAACACCACTAAACAAGTTATTACTCAAAATAAACAACTCAAAACCATTGCAGATCTTACAAAAAAACTTTCTGATCATCTTGAGGATAGCTCATCGCATTTGAATCTAGCCTTACCGAAACATGATAAGATGCCCTTACCCATATCAGAAACACAAGAGGAAGAACTTTGCCAACTCCTTCGTGAATACATTGTCTTGCCTATTTCCGGAGAAATACGTCTTAAACTCATACTCACTCCACAAGGAAGAGTCTATGAATGTGTCATCCTATCACCAATCAGTGAAGCAGAAAAACAGTTTATTCTTACACGTATGAGCGAAATTCCTTTTACAAAATTTCTCGACAAATACAAAATCTCGAAAAATATCGTTTTTCATATTAAGCTTCTGAGTAATGAATCTTAA
- the tolB gene encoding Tol-Pal system protein TolB — protein sequence MFLRVLISTFLIFGWRPSYARDLEVIVRSEATTFPLHVELHIRSTDAKQQQYLHALSNVFINDLALGDILQPSFVKPGAASTSLRIAIIDHYPELIFSLAKANQEYQPIHSIILTEDTQKNRQKIHESADKLHYVLTNIPGISSGKIVFSLCKPTQDQELKHGELWTVDHDGENLRPLTQENSLSITPHWTNIGENTTYFYVSYKLGIPKIFLGSLGESSGRKILNLPGNQFMPAFSPRKKLLAFISDSCGNPDLFLQSFSLVTGAMGKPRRILNETYGTQGNPSFSPDGSKLVFVSNKDGRPRLYTLQIEPEIQTPKLLTKKYRNSSCPVWSPDGTKIAFCSVIKGVRQICIYDLSTGRDSQLTTTPINKESPSWAMDSQHLVYSAGNAEESDIYLLSLITQKTKKIVIGPGEKRFPSWGAPKITK from the coding sequence ATGTTCCTCCGTGTTCTGATTAGTACGTTTCTTATTTTCGGATGGAGACCTTCATATGCAAGAGATTTAGAAGTCATCGTACGCTCAGAAGCCACTACATTTCCCCTGCATGTAGAACTCCACATTCGTTCTACAGATGCAAAGCAACAACAATATTTACATGCATTGAGTAATGTGTTTATTAATGATCTCGCCCTTGGAGATATCTTACAACCCTCATTTGTAAAACCAGGGGCAGCATCAACCTCTCTACGCATTGCTATAATTGATCACTATCCTGAGCTTATTTTCAGTTTAGCGAAAGCCAATCAGGAGTATCAACCTATCCACTCTATTATCCTTACAGAAGACACTCAGAAAAATCGTCAAAAAATCCATGAATCTGCTGACAAGCTACACTATGTACTAACAAATATTCCGGGAATTAGTTCAGGAAAAATTGTTTTTTCTTTATGTAAACCTACACAAGATCAAGAATTAAAACATGGAGAACTATGGACTGTAGACCACGACGGTGAAAATTTACGTCCTCTTACCCAGGAAAATTCTTTATCAATCACACCTCATTGGACAAATATAGGTGAAAATACTACGTATTTCTATGTATCTTATAAATTAGGTATTCCTAAGATCTTTCTAGGTTCTTTAGGGGAGTCTTCGGGAAGAAAAATTCTCAATTTACCAGGAAACCAATTTATGCCCGCTTTCTCTCCTAGAAAAAAGCTTCTTGCCTTTATCTCTGATAGTTGTGGTAACCCTGATCTATTTTTACAATCATTTTCCCTAGTTACAGGTGCTATGGGGAAACCACGCCGCATACTCAACGAGACTTATGGCACACAAGGAAATCCCTCATTTAGTCCTGATGGTTCTAAACTGGTTTTTGTTTCTAATAAAGATGGAAGACCTCGACTGTATACTCTCCAAATCGAACCTGAAATTCAAACACCAAAGCTTCTAACTAAAAAATATAGAAATAGCAGTTGCCCTGTATGGTCTCCGGATGGTACAAAAATAGCTTTTTGCTCTGTAATTAAGGGCGTCCGCCAAATTTGTATTTATGATCTCTCTACAGGAAGAGATTCTCAACTTACAACTACTCCTATAAACAAGGAAAGTCCTTCATGGGCTATGGATAGTCAACATCTCGTATATAGCGCAGGAAATGCAGAAGAGTCGGATATTTATTTATTAAGTCTAATCACTCAAAAAACCAAAAAAATTGTTATAGGACCAGGAGAAAAACGCTTCCCTTCTTGGGGAGCACCTAAAAT